Proteins encoded in a region of the Paenibacillus pedocola genome:
- the efeO gene encoding iron uptake system protein EfeO yields the protein MKFNYAVPAGLLAASILFTGCASNDNNNNNNSGNEAAAASSSNTASAPASTTAPAAADLTSAIEQYRNYVIEQCDEFVKMTESFTTAVKAGQLEEAKALYAPSRMHYERIEPIAEALGDLDPNIDARENDVDPADWRGFHKIEQALWQNGTTDGMSEVADQLLKDAQLLRAKVETTDIDATLLVTGAVGLLNEVSSSKVTGEEERYSHTDLYDFVANVEGAQKIYELLKPELAKKDPALDQTIGERFTALLNELAPFKSGDGYVSYETLKEDEIRKLSQNLDALAEPLSNMGTILGV from the coding sequence TTGAAATTTAATTACGCTGTTCCCGCCGGGCTGCTCGCTGCCTCCATTCTGTTCACCGGGTGTGCAAGCAATGACAACAACAATAACAACAATTCGGGCAATGAGGCCGCTGCTGCGAGCAGCAGTAATACAGCCAGTGCGCCCGCCTCAACAACCGCACCCGCTGCTGCCGATTTAACCTCAGCTATTGAACAATATCGCAATTATGTAATCGAGCAATGCGATGAGTTCGTCAAAATGACCGAAAGCTTCACCACGGCTGTAAAAGCCGGGCAGCTCGAGGAAGCCAAAGCGCTGTACGCACCTTCACGCATGCACTATGAACGGATCGAACCGATTGCCGAAGCGCTGGGGGATCTGGATCCGAATATCGATGCCCGGGAAAATGATGTAGATCCGGCTGACTGGCGCGGCTTCCATAAGATTGAACAGGCCCTCTGGCAAAACGGGACGACTGACGGGATGTCTGAAGTCGCCGACCAGCTGCTGAAGGATGCGCAGCTGCTGCGTGCCAAGGTAGAAACTACCGATATCGACGCCACGCTGCTCGTTACCGGAGCCGTCGGCCTGCTGAACGAGGTTTCCTCCTCCAAAGTTACCGGTGAAGAAGAACGTTACTCCCATACGGACCTCTATGATTTTGTAGCCAATGTTGAGGGAGCACAGAAAATCTACGAGCTGCTGAAACCGGAGCTGGCGAAAAAAGACCCTGCACTGGACCAGACGATCGGCGAACGGTTTACCGCGCTGCTGAACGAACTGGCTCCTTTCAAATCCGGTGACGGTTATGTCTCCTATGAAACCCTGAAGGAAGACGAGATCCGCAAGCTGAGCCAGAATCTGGACGCTTTGGCCGAACCGCTGTCCAATATGGGTACTATTCTAGGAGTGTGA
- the efeB gene encoding iron uptake transporter deferrochelatase/peroxidase subunit yields the protein MKKDKSAKPVTKPSEGLMDQKLSRRDILRLTGVGGLGLLLGGTGAGSIIAARKASEPAPAALAANADIIPFYGSHQSGILTPAQNFIVFAAFDLTTIKLAEVKQLLEAWTTAAAALTSGSLIGNVNDNPNLPPSDTGEADGLSPSKCTLTFGVGPAFFDGRFGLASKRPSTFADLPAFAGDALEPQWCGGDLCVQACADDLQVAFHAIRNLARIARGTAVLRWTQEGFQRTGGADPKGGTPRNLLGFKDGTGNPDVTDAAAMQEIVWSGSGDGPAWMNGGTYMAVRRVQLRVEVWDRSPLSDQENTFGRYRQSGAPIGAKDEFADLNLEAKDAAGRPVVPPNSHSALSHGDGSVKILRRSYSYSSGMNLKTGQLDAGLLFISFQKDLVKQFVSIQQRLAKSDMLNEYILHTGSAVFACFPGVREGGYIGETLLG from the coding sequence ATGAAAAAAGATAAATCCGCAAAACCCGTGACGAAGCCGAGTGAAGGATTAATGGATCAAAAATTAAGCCGCCGCGATATCCTGCGGCTTACCGGCGTCGGCGGCCTGGGGCTGCTGCTGGGCGGAACCGGTGCAGGCAGCATCATCGCTGCCCGTAAGGCGTCCGAGCCCGCCCCCGCCGCACTGGCTGCGAATGCTGACATCATCCCGTTTTACGGGAGTCATCAGAGCGGAATTCTGACACCTGCGCAGAATTTCATCGTTTTTGCGGCCTTTGATCTGACGACAATCAAGCTCGCCGAGGTGAAGCAGCTGCTGGAAGCATGGACCACCGCAGCCGCCGCGCTCACTTCAGGCAGCCTGATCGGCAACGTCAATGACAACCCCAACCTGCCTCCGTCCGATACCGGAGAAGCCGACGGGCTCTCTCCCTCCAAATGTACACTTACCTTTGGGGTTGGGCCTGCCTTTTTTGACGGACGTTTCGGACTGGCTTCGAAGCGTCCGTCTACGTTTGCGGATCTTCCGGCTTTTGCGGGAGATGCGCTGGAGCCGCAGTGGTGCGGCGGCGATCTCTGCGTGCAGGCCTGCGCCGACGATCTGCAGGTGGCGTTCCACGCCATCCGTAATCTGGCGCGTATCGCCCGCGGCACAGCTGTGCTGCGCTGGACGCAGGAGGGCTTCCAGCGGACCGGCGGCGCCGATCCCAAAGGCGGCACGCCGCGCAATCTGCTGGGCTTCAAGGACGGAACCGGCAATCCGGATGTGACGGATGCAGCCGCGATGCAGGAAATCGTCTGGAGCGGCAGCGGCGACGGTCCTGCCTGGATGAACGGCGGCACCTACATGGCCGTACGGCGCGTACAGCTGCGCGTTGAGGTATGGGACCGCTCCCCGCTGAGCGATCAGGAAAACACCTTCGGGCGGTACCGGCAGAGCGGTGCCCCGATCGGTGCCAAGGACGAATTCGCCGATCTTAATCTGGAAGCGAAGGACGCGGCCGGGCGGCCGGTTGTTCCGCCGAATTCCCACAGCGCGCTGTCGCACGGCGACGGATCGGTCAAGATTCTCCGCCGCTCCTACTCGTACTCCAGCGGAATGAATCTCAAAACAGGCCAGCTCGATGCCGGTCTGCTGTTCATCAGCTTCCAAAAGGACCTGGTGAAGCAGTTCGTCAGCATCCAGCAGCGCCTCGCCAAAAGCGACATGCTGAATGAATACATTCTCCATACCGGCAGTGCCGTATTTGCCTGCTTCCCGGGTGTCCGCGAGGGCGGATATATCGGGGAGACGCTGCTTGGCTAA
- a CDS encoding FTR1 family iron permease codes for MGWLLHNAWRRMLAAALLGGLLLLLPGRPAAFAAAAGPALDELLPPVGSALVEAGQGRWDAAAADVESFAALWRTANEGTPDPALAGPAAEVDAALAAAASALDAGEDTPASKALSTLARSVDAYVTAASGGSDASAAGREAAAKLLPAAKATRDAALRADWTAAAEAYRTVVNSWAPAERGIRVDNPAVYAQLETKISLLRIALQAEPLREEAAKAEAEALYTLLSDYSEGKAIAAGDSSAEPASIEGLISYLNKASAAATAGDSSAAAGIMEQFIVAWPSAEGQVQIASPKTYTNIENESADVTGKLLSDPPKLEEALKVIDNMLAELTPLAGETTYTAWDAALILLREGLEAILVLSALLSYLKREGGPRTQRWVWSGAASGLILSIGLAFLLTLTISQAASGGARELIEGITGLVAVVMMLTIGRWMHNKSNTAAWNRYVGRQVDGALAKGSLWSLFFVAALAVLREGAETTIFYAGMASSITTPQLLLGIGAALAVLIIVGYAIIALSAKLPIAAFFRVATLLIYYLVFRFLGESLHSLQVAGKLPAHVENALPAVSWLGLFPTWETLLPQLVVLVFILWEMLRGRTNRKTRTAN; via the coding sequence ATGGGATGGTTGTTACATAACGCTTGGCGCCGCATGCTGGCCGCCGCGCTCTTAGGCGGCCTGCTCCTGCTGCTGCCGGGCAGGCCGGCAGCCTTCGCCGCGGCGGCGGGGCCGGCGCTGGACGAGCTGCTGCCGCCGGTCGGCAGCGCGCTCGTCGAAGCCGGCCAGGGCCGCTGGGATGCGGCCGCCGCCGATGTGGAATCGTTCGCCGCGCTGTGGCGCACCGCGAACGAAGGCACGCCGGACCCGGCACTCGCCGGTCCGGCTGCCGAGGTGGACGCCGCACTCGCAGCTGCGGCGTCGGCCTTAGATGCGGGCGAAGATACGCCCGCATCTAAGGCACTGTCCACGCTCGCCAGAAGCGTGGACGCGTACGTCACTGCCGCGTCAGGCGGCAGTGACGCCAGCGCCGCCGGGCGCGAAGCCGCGGCAAAGCTGCTGCCCGCGGCGAAGGCGACGCGGGATGCGGCGCTGCGCGCCGACTGGACGGCGGCGGCTGAGGCCTACCGCACCGTCGTGAACAGCTGGGCGCCGGCGGAGCGCGGCATCCGGGTGGACAATCCGGCGGTCTACGCCCAGCTGGAGACGAAGATCAGCCTGCTGCGGATCGCGCTGCAGGCCGAGCCGCTCCGCGAAGAAGCGGCCAAAGCCGAAGCAGAGGCGCTTTATACGCTGCTCTCCGATTACAGCGAAGGCAAGGCCATCGCTGCGGGAGACTCGTCAGCGGAGCCTGCTTCCATCGAAGGGCTGATCAGCTACCTGAACAAAGCATCCGCTGCCGCTACAGCCGGGGATAGCTCCGCTGCGGCCGGGATCATGGAGCAGTTCATCGTCGCCTGGCCATCGGCTGAAGGCCAGGTACAAATTGCCTCGCCCAAAACGTACACCAATATCGAGAATGAAAGTGCAGACGTCACCGGCAAGCTGCTCTCTGATCCGCCAAAGCTTGAAGAAGCACTGAAAGTGATCGATAACATGCTGGCGGAGCTGACGCCGCTGGCCGGTGAGACAACCTACACCGCCTGGGATGCTGCCCTGATTCTGCTTCGTGAAGGGCTTGAAGCGATTCTGGTGCTGTCTGCCCTGCTATCCTATCTCAAAAGAGAAGGCGGTCCAAGAACCCAGCGCTGGGTCTGGTCAGGTGCTGCTTCCGGTCTTATCCTCAGTATAGGTCTTGCCTTCCTCCTTACGCTTACGATATCGCAAGCGGCTTCCGGAGGAGCACGGGAGCTCATAGAAGGAATTACCGGACTTGTTGCCGTAGTAATGATGCTCACCATCGGACGCTGGATGCACAACAAATCGAACACTGCCGCCTGGAACCGGTACGTGGGACGGCAGGTGGATGGCGCGCTGGCCAAAGGCAGTCTGTGGTCTCTATTTTTCGTAGCGGCCCTGGCCGTTCTGCGGGAAGGCGCGGAGACAACGATTTTTTATGCCGGGATGGCTTCCTCCATTACAACCCCGCAGCTGCTGCTCGGGATTGGGGCCGCCTTGGCCGTACTGATTATCGTGGGGTATGCCATTATCGCGCTGAGCGCCAAGCTGCCGATCGCTGCGTTCTTCCGCGTAGCTACCCTGCTGATCTATTATCTGGTCTTCCGTTTCCTTGGCGAGAGCCTTCATTCGCTCCAGGTGGCCGGCAAGCTGCCGGCGCATGTGGAGAACGCATTACCTGCCGTGAGCTGGCTCGGGCTGTTTCCGACCTGGGAAACGCTGCTGCCGCAGCTTGTGGTCCTGGTGTTTATCCTCTGGGAGATGCTGCGCGGCAGAACCAACAGGAAAACGCGTACAGCCAATTAA
- a CDS encoding MurR/RpiR family transcriptional regulator, producing MSPILHALEHEQASFSQMERKLAERILSSPGEVVHMGITELAEQCGISPATITRFCKVLHFKGFPDFKVKLAAELAHSDASPQEGGSSYQDIVAGNPLPFIVEAMQANHLTSIRDTTSLLDLERLQSAIDLLCHARRVDLYGMATSSIVAQDFYQKLIRIGVNCTAFADSHMQITSASSLSTGDVAFAISYSGETPETIDALACAGASGASTISLTSYGSSTLATLAGIPLFSSSLEQGMRRGDMASRIAQLHIIDILFTGMVSTRFGDFIPKLEKSYLNVQHYRHKRGGQS from the coding sequence ATGTCTCCTATTCTGCATGCCCTGGAGCATGAGCAGGCAAGCTTCTCCCAGATGGAACGCAAGCTGGCGGAGCGCATCCTGTCCTCCCCCGGAGAAGTGGTTCATATGGGAATCACAGAGCTGGCCGAGCAGTGCGGGATCAGCCCAGCTACAATTACACGTTTTTGCAAAGTCCTGCATTTCAAAGGCTTCCCTGATTTCAAGGTCAAGCTGGCGGCAGAGCTTGCGCATAGTGATGCCTCTCCGCAGGAGGGCGGATCCTCCTATCAGGACATCGTTGCCGGAAATCCGCTGCCCTTTATCGTCGAAGCGATGCAGGCCAACCATCTGACCTCCATCCGGGATACCACCTCGCTGCTTGACCTGGAGCGGCTGCAAAGTGCCATTGATTTGTTGTGCCACGCCCGCCGGGTCGATCTGTACGGGATGGCGACCTCGTCGATCGTCGCTCAGGATTTCTACCAGAAGCTGATCCGCATTGGTGTGAACTGCACTGCTTTTGCTGACTCACATATGCAGATCACTTCCGCTTCCTCACTCTCCACGGGTGATGTAGCCTTTGCCATCTCCTATTCGGGCGAAACACCGGAAACCATCGATGCGTTAGCCTGTGCCGGAGCCAGCGGCGCGTCCACCATTTCGCTTACCTCATACGGCAGCAGCACACTGGCTACGCTGGCCGGCATCCCCTTATTCTCCTCCTCGCTGGAGCAGGGAATGCGCCGGGGGGATATGGCTTCACGGATCGCACAGCTGCATATCATTGATATCCTGTTTACCGGGATGGTCAGTACCCGGTTCGGGGATTTCATCCCTAAGCTTGAGAAATCTTATCTGAATGTCCAACATTACCGTCATAAACGGGGAGGCCAATCCTAA
- the nagB gene encoding glucosamine-6-phosphate deaminase yields MNILKFNNEEDFTETGANLIVSLLQSNPKAVLGLATGSSPVGVYARLVEMHRKGIVSFAKASSYNLDEYVGLPEDHPQSYRSFMNGHLFNHVDIDLARTHVPNGNAPDLTAECLAYDQMLEENGPVDLQILGIGSNGHIGFNEPDASLSSGTHVVDLLEETREANARFFDKLDDVPRQAVTMGIGGILKARQIVLLVRGEEKAEAVKNALEGPITTQCPASLLQSHPNVVVLLDKGAAKWLK; encoded by the coding sequence ATGAACATTCTTAAATTCAATAATGAAGAAGATTTCACAGAAACCGGTGCGAACCTGATCGTCAGCCTGCTGCAGAGCAATCCCAAAGCCGTGCTCGGCCTGGCTACCGGAAGCTCTCCGGTCGGCGTATATGCCAGGCTCGTTGAAATGCACCGCAAAGGCATCGTCAGCTTTGCCAAAGCCTCATCTTATAACCTGGATGAATATGTTGGCTTGCCGGAGGATCATCCCCAGAGCTACCGCAGCTTCATGAACGGGCATTTGTTCAATCATGTGGATATCGACCTTGCCCGTACCCATGTCCCTAACGGCAATGCACCCGATCTTACTGCCGAGTGTCTGGCCTATGACCAAATGCTGGAGGAGAACGGTCCGGTGGATCTGCAGATTCTCGGTATCGGCAGCAACGGCCATATCGGCTTCAATGAACCGGACGCCAGTCTAAGCAGCGGAACTCATGTGGTCGACCTGCTGGAAGAAACGCGGGAAGCCAATGCCCGCTTCTTCGACAAGCTGGATGATGTGCCCCGCCAGGCAGTGACAATGGGCATCGGAGGTATCCTCAAAGCGCGGCAGATTGTCCTGCTGGTGCGTGGTGAAGAGAAGGCCGAAGCGGTTAAAAATGCGCTGGAAGGTCCGATTACCACCCAATGCCCCGCCTCGCTGCTGCAGAGCCATCCCAATGTTGTCGTGCTGCTGGATAAAGGAGCTGCAAAATGGCTGAAATAA
- the nagA gene encoding N-acetylglucosamine-6-phosphate deacetylase — MAEITPSGELLYGRVLTPSGLVEQGVIAVSSGVIQYAGEAAWLPEAYAQWPAGCTENSGLLIPGFVDVHVHGGAGYDFMYSDSDSLETITRFHASQGTTTMLATTMTAAKADIDRVLAEVNAYRAAEMPYAQLAGVHLEGPFISPKWPGAQNPGHIVPANIEWLEAWEQQYPGLIRQVTLAPEREGALEAISWLRKHGITAALGHTNATFEEVTAAADAGLNQAVHMFNAMTPLHHRKPGAAGAVMFDERIRAEVIADGIHVHPAAIGIVARLKKSANLLLITDAMSATGLDDGEYTIGDLPVLVKGGVATLKDNPEALAGSTLTMIRGFRFLIQEVGLSLEEASRAASLTPAVSLGMQRTIGSLEAGKRGDILLLDESLNLSGVWINGRKVADR; from the coding sequence ATGGCTGAAATAACCCCTTCCGGTGAGCTGCTCTACGGAAGAGTGCTGACTCCTTCCGGCCTGGTAGAACAGGGGGTGATCGCTGTCTCCAGCGGAGTGATCCAGTATGCAGGAGAAGCTGCCTGGCTGCCCGAGGCTTATGCCCAATGGCCGGCGGGATGTACAGAGAACAGCGGCCTGCTGATTCCCGGCTTTGTCGACGTACATGTGCATGGCGGAGCCGGTTACGATTTCATGTACAGTGACAGCGACTCCCTGGAGACGATTACCCGGTTTCACGCTTCGCAGGGAACCACTACGATGCTGGCTACGACCATGACCGCTGCCAAAGCGGATATTGACCGGGTGCTGGCCGAGGTGAATGCCTACCGGGCAGCTGAGATGCCTTATGCCCAGCTGGCCGGTGTGCATCTGGAAGGACCGTTTATTAGTCCGAAATGGCCGGGGGCACAGAATCCCGGGCATATTGTACCTGCCAACATTGAATGGCTGGAAGCCTGGGAGCAGCAGTACCCGGGATTGATCCGCCAGGTTACCCTGGCACCGGAACGCGAAGGCGCGCTGGAGGCGATCTCCTGGCTGAGGAAGCACGGAATTACAGCCGCTCTGGGACATACCAACGCTACCTTCGAGGAAGTTACCGCTGCGGCGGATGCCGGGCTGAACCAGGCTGTGCATATGTTCAATGCCATGACCCCGCTCCACCACCGCAAACCGGGAGCTGCCGGTGCCGTAATGTTCGACGAGCGGATCCGCGCTGAGGTCATTGCTGACGGCATTCATGTGCATCCGGCGGCAATCGGCATTGTCGCCCGGCTTAAGAAGAGTGCTAATCTGCTACTGATTACGGATGCGATGTCCGCAACCGGACTGGACGACGGAGAATATACGATTGGCGATCTGCCCGTGCTTGTTAAGGGCGGTGTTGCCACACTGAAGGATAATCCCGAGGCACTGGCCGGAAGCACGCTCACGATGATCCGCGGCTTCCGCTTTCTTATTCAGGAAGTGGGCCTCAGCCTCGAAGAAGCTTCAAGAGCGGCCAGCCTTACACCTGCCGTTTCCCTTGGCATGCAGCGGACCATCGGATCCCTGGAGGCCGGCAAACGCGGCGATATTCTGCTGCTGGATGAATCGCTGAACCTAAGCGGAGTATGGATAAACGGCCGCAAAGTTGCTGATCGTTAA
- a CDS encoding YhcN/YlaJ family sporulation lipoprotein, with translation MLRSKLSTSVTAALLLGIVSLTGCGTNNSANSTDVQPNSVRGTHDGRIQVNSVRNNNSYDKMEISQELADRVADMPEVSTANVMVVGTSAYVAVKLDETNGKPNTLGTNKIRTYNNGNGFQNNTSGLLSGSGRPMSNGMDAGNGIGRRGTVNGTPGMTGMGGSMTGVPQSYTGTGTVGGTGTANPEAYPGNGGNGVLSSSNYTDGTRMKRDIDDSMGTGIGTRSVAPNNSYQMTDNNDLTTDMKDRIASVVKKQNTGIKNVYVSANPDFVERADYYAQEFRAGHPLKGFAKEFGTMVERIFPTRSGY, from the coding sequence ATGTTGCGATCAAAGCTTAGCACGTCAGTCACAGCCGCGCTGCTCCTGGGGATAGTAAGCCTTACAGGCTGCGGAACCAACAATTCGGCAAACAGCACGGATGTGCAACCGAACAGTGTACGGGGAACGCATGACGGACGGATTCAGGTGAATTCGGTCCGGAATAATAATTCCTATGACAAGATGGAGATAAGTCAGGAGCTTGCTGACCGTGTTGCCGACATGCCGGAGGTGAGCACCGCAAATGTAATGGTCGTCGGAACAAGCGCTTATGTTGCTGTAAAGCTTGATGAAACAAACGGGAAGCCGAATACTCTGGGCACTAATAAAATTCGTACTTATAATAATGGAAACGGCTTCCAGAACAATACCTCCGGCTTGCTTTCCGGCTCCGGCAGACCGATGAGTAACGGAATGGATGCAGGTAATGGAATTGGCCGAAGAGGAACGGTGAACGGCACTCCCGGCATGACCGGTATGGGCGGATCCATGACTGGCGTGCCGCAGAGCTATACCGGGACAGGGACGGTAGGAGGTACCGGAACGGCGAATCCGGAAGCCTATCCGGGCAACGGCGGAAACGGTGTACTGTCCAGCAGCAATTATACCGATGGAACCCGTATGAAGCGGGATATCGATGATAGTATGGGAACCGGGATCGGCACGCGCAGTGTCGCTCCAAATAACAGCTATCAGATGACGGATAACAATGACCTGACTACAGATATGAAGGATAGAATCGCTTCCGTAGTGAAAAAGCAAAATACGGGCATCAAAAATGTCTACGTTTCGGCTAATCCTGACTTTGTGGAACGGGCCGATTATTATGCGCAAGAGTTCCGTGCAGGCCATCCGCTAAAAGGCTTTGCCAAGGAATTCGGCACCATGGTTGAACGTATTTTCCCTACACGCAGCGGGTATTAA
- a CDS encoding glycosyltransferase family 4 protein: MKVLFTFYVPSGGVETLNTLRCESLQREGIECHVLYLMPGSSNQNQPNYPVYIASGDEEIRTLLEKEHFDAIIVTSDYLLMERLRLLGYDGLLIYESQGLGRRSDAKDMIMDAVPYLRSYCNAVLIPPTDHLLELFISICPWLQRYIIPNIVDVQSFRFRPGEPPCDPVIAWVGRLETNKNWSEYLKIAHQIRRHKPNLHLWMFHDPGLASEEQKQLFHEELHALGLNDRLVVFTNIPNHVMPLYYSSIASSGGFLLSTSITEGFGYAVAEAVCCTCPVLSTDSDGVRSFIVHNYSGKFYPLGNVEAAVTEGLELMNNLELRSSIQSQGRMHMVSRFGSERYAQSFREMLNSFSIF; the protein is encoded by the coding sequence ATGAAGGTTCTATTTACGTTTTATGTACCCAGCGGCGGGGTGGAGACCCTGAACACGCTGCGGTGTGAGAGTCTGCAGCGCGAGGGCATTGAGTGCCACGTTCTGTACCTCATGCCGGGTTCCTCAAACCAAAACCAGCCGAACTATCCCGTATACATCGCTTCAGGGGATGAAGAAATCCGCACACTGCTTGAAAAAGAGCATTTCGACGCTATTATTGTAACCTCCGATTACTTATTGATGGAACGCCTGCGCCTGCTGGGCTATGACGGTCTTCTGATATACGAATCCCAGGGACTCGGAAGACGCAGTGATGCGAAGGATATGATTATGGATGCCGTTCCTTATCTGCGTTCTTATTGTAATGCCGTACTGATTCCGCCTACTGATCATCTGCTGGAACTATTCATCTCTATCTGCCCCTGGCTGCAGCGTTATATCATTCCTAACATTGTCGATGTCCAGTCCTTCAGGTTCCGTCCCGGCGAACCGCCGTGCGACCCGGTAATCGCCTGGGTAGGACGCCTGGAAACCAACAAGAACTGGAGTGAATATCTGAAGATTGCCCATCAGATCCGCCGCCACAAACCTAATCTGCATCTCTGGATGTTCCATGATCCTGGTCTTGCCAGCGAGGAACAGAAGCAGCTGTTTCATGAAGAATTGCATGCCTTGGGACTGAACGACCGGCTTGTAGTGTTCACCAATATTCCCAACCATGTTATGCCCCTTTATTATTCTTCTATTGCCAGCTCCGGCGGTTTCCTGCTGTCAACGTCGATCACAGAGGGATTCGGTTATGCTGTTGCGGAAGCCGTCTGCTGTACCTGCCCCGTACTTAGCACCGACTCCGACGGTGTCCGGTCCTTTATCGTCCATAATTATTCGGGCAAGTTTTATCCGCTGGGCAATGTTGAGGCCGCTGTCACTGAAGGTCTGGAGCTCATGAATAATCTGGAGCTGCGCAGCAGCATCCAGAGCCAGGGCAGAATGCATATGGTCTCACGTTTCGGCTCTGAGCGTTATGCCCAATCCTTCCGCGAAATGCTGAATTCTTTCTCTATTTTTTAA